CGTCACTGTTGACTTTGGCCTCCTGCAACGTCCAGAAATATCAGGCGCCCGAAGCGGAACTGCCGGAAAACTTCAGAGATACGACCCAGCTGGCTGTAGCACAAGACAGTACGGTCACCAGTATTGCAAAAATTCCGTACAGGAACTTCTTTACAGACCCCACTTTATTGGCACTTATCGAAAGTGGTGTTAAAAACAACAATGACCTCAAAGTTTCCATCAAGCAGATCGAATCTGCGGCGCTAAATTACAACCGTGCTAAATGGGGAAATGTTCCGAATGTCAATTTAAATTTAGCAACGGCCTCTATCAGCAGACCATCGGACAATAGTCTGAATGGGCTGACATTCGGACAGTTTTTGGGTCAGAGATACGTAGAGGATTATAATTCTAATGTCTCCATTTCTTGGGAAGCGGATATCTGGGGTAAAATAAAAGGCAGGAAAGAGTCTGCTTTGGCTTCCTATCTTCAGACACAGGAAGCGGCAAAGGCTGTTCAGACACAGTTGATTGCGCAGATCGCTCAGGGATATTACAATCTTTTGATGCTGGATACGCAGCTTGATATTACCAATCAGAATTTAAAACTGGTCAACAATACATTGAGAATGATCACCAAACAGCAGGAGCTTGGGATTACCACTAGTCTTTCTGTACAGCAACAGGAAAACACACGCGATCAGATGCTGGTGACGATACCAGTGATCGAGCAGTCTATCACCATTCAGGAAAATGCGTTGAGTATTCTAACAGGAAAAATGCCAGGCGAGATCAAAAGAACAATGAAACTGACGAATATGCTGACGCCTGAGTACAAATCTGTAGGTATTCCTGCTGAGCTTCTAAGTTACAGGCCTGATGTGAAAAGCAGTGAACTGAATGTAAGAATGGCATTTGCCAATGTAAAAGTGGCCAAAGCGAGTATGTACCCAGTTCTAAATATTACGGCTCA
The sequence above is a segment of the Chryseobacterium sp. JJR-5R genome. Coding sequences within it:
- a CDS encoding efflux transporter outer membrane subunit, which produces MKSNIRSYTNFGAVASLLTLASCNVQKYQAPEAELPENFRDTTQLAVAQDSTVTSIAKIPYRNFFTDPTLLALIESGVKNNNDLKVSIKQIESAALNYNRAKWGNVPNVNLNLATASISRPSDNSLNGLTFGQFLGQRYVEDYNSNVSISWEADIWGKIKGRKESALASYLQTQEAAKAVQTQLIAQIAQGYYNLLMLDTQLDITNQNLKLVNNTLRMITKQQELGITTSLSVQQQENTRDQMLVTIPVIEQSITIQENALSILTGKMPGEIKRTMKLTNMLTPEYKSVGIPAELLSYRPDVKSSELNVRMAFANVKVAKASMYPVLNITAQGGLNTFNFKNWFDIPGSLFGAAAGSLAMPLINGKQLKTQYEQSKIAMEQSEINFKQTVLVAVGEVSNALANIESADKQELITAGLVARSDKAVTTSTKLFQQDMATYLDVITAQNNKLQAELSLANIKVQKLNAVVNLYRALGGGWN